In a single window of the Cucurbita pepo subsp. pepo cultivar mu-cu-16 chromosome LG18, ASM280686v2, whole genome shotgun sequence genome:
- the LOC111780301 gene encoding pumilio homolog 12-like isoform X1 — protein sequence MEEMGNELEFADLARLIGDEFPNVASGNAHNEEQGLFSVPVSSYEGPSVRNFDSNGNLMDGNISMSKLQQLSRQNSMPGDSSLTLAFEKLNFGDEAKGRAWKSLQQGHAVLLEDHYSENLNKQLHIMDPSVLASWVSSNHLSNGVHSPHMTKFSHQNSPSRHIPEQYNKWQVGQLQSFETSSPAMPLTHEMSNVSSPNLQFPITPQMQQIFHNGRPPVRYIHPQQINHCQIGWNYAEEDKLYRMHEQYPYLQHLHEQQIQSHENIASRISCQNRKQPYYEVPIAHHLEQSNYEPSWKTYAFHRGSNQFSPVFPSHYMDTIQGMEKFSFPRKILARSPRLNTVDSMRFMSIGADKSANHVNQSRIIRSNSCVRRNNLTECIYRDHSSAMYSKSASLKLFPERFNSVDEVRGRIFLMAKDQHGCRFLQRKFVEGTDEDIEKIFDEIIDHVVDLMVDAFGNYLVQKLLEVCNENQRMQILHRITQNHGELVIISCDMHGTRAIQKVIETLKTQEQVDMIISALKPGIVTLMKNINGNHVAQHCLDYLMPSCRELLFDAARNSCVDLATDRHGCCVLQKCLSCSNSLERDNLISEITQNALIISQDQYGNYVVQFILKLNQRWAMEAIHKQLEGNYGDLSMQKYSSNVVEKCLLFAYGGQLPKIMHELINDPQFGKIMQDPYGNYVIQTALGNTEGNLHTKLVEAIRPHIPVLRTSPYGKKVLAVFGKCN from the exons ATGGAGGAGATGGGTAATGAACTGGAATTTGCTGATCTAGCGAGGCTTATTGGTGATGAGTTTCCAAATGTTGCATCTGGTAATGCACATAATGAAGAACAAGGCTTGTTTTCGGTACCGGTGAGCTCCTATGAAGGGCCTTCGGTTCGAAATTTCGATAGCAATGGGAATTTGATGGATGGAAATATCTCTATGAGTAAACTCCAGCAATTATCTAGGCAAAATTCCATGCCAGGGGACTCGTCCTTGACGCTTGCGTTTGAGAAGTTGAACTTTGGCGATGAGGCGAAGGGGCGTGCTTGGAAGTCGTTGCAGCAGGGTCATGCCGTTCTGTTGGAAGATCATTACTCAGAGAATTTGAACAAACAATTACACATTATGGATCCATCAGTGTTAGCTTCTTGGGTTTCTTCGAATCACTTGAGTAATGGTGTTCATAGCCCTCATATGACAAAATTTAGCCATCAAAACTCTCCTTCCAGACATATACCTGAACAGTACAATAAGTGGCAGGTTGGTCAGCTACAGTCTTTCGAGACGTCCTCCCCTGCGATGCCGTTAACCCATGAGATGTCTAATGTGTCTTCTCCAAATTTGCAGTTCCCTATCACACCTCAAATGCAGCAAATTTTCCATAATGGGCGGCCTCCGGTTCGTTACATACATCCGCAACAGATAAATCACTGTCAAATTGGTTGGAATTACGCCGAGGAGGATAAGTTGTATAGGATGCATGAGCAGTACCCATACCTGCAGCATCTTCATGAGCAGCAAATTCAATCCCATGAGAACATTGCAAGTAGGATTTCATGTCAGAATCGTAAGCAGCCATATTACGAGGTTCCAATAGCTCACCATCTCGAACAGTCTAATTATGAACCATCTTGGAAGACGTATGCGTTTCATAGGGGTTCAAATCAGTTTAGTCCTGTATTTCCATCACACTATATGGACACAATTCAAGGTATGGAGAAATTTTCCTTTCCTAGAAAGATCCTTGCAAGGAGTCCTAG ATTGAACACAGTTGATTCTATGAGGTTTATGTCTATTGGTGCTGATAAATCAGCCAATCATGTCAACCAAAGTAGAATAATTCGCTCAAATAGCTGTGTTCGACGCAACAATTTGACTGAATGCATTTATCGTGATCACTCATCTGCCATGTACTCGAAATCAGCAAGTCTTAAGTTGTTTCCTGAAAGATTTAACTCTGTTGATGAAGTCAGGGGTAGAATATTTCTCATGGCTAAAGACCAACATGGTTGTCGTTTCTTGCAACGAAAATTTGTGGAGGGTACAGATGAAGATATTGAGAAGATTTTCGATGAAATCATCGATCATGTTGTTGACCTCATGGTAGATGCATTTGGAAATTATCTAGTACAGAAGCTGCTTGAAGTTTGTAACGAAAATCAACGGATGCAAATTCTACATAGAATTACACAGAACCACGGCGAACTTGTTATAATTTCATGTGACATGCATGG GACTCGTGCTATTCAGAAGGTTATTGAGACTCTTAAAACACAAGAGCAAGTCGACATGATTATCTCGGCTTTAAAGCCTGGTATAGTTACTTTGATGAAGAACATAAATGGAAACCATGTGGCACAACATTGCCTTGATTATTTAATGCCTAGTTGCCGCGAG TTACTATTTGATGCTGCAAGAAATAGTTGTGTTGATCTTGCAACTGATCGCCACGGTTGTTGTGTTCTTCAAAAATGCCTCAGTTGTTCCAATAGCTTAGAACGAGATAATTTAATAAGCGAGATCACTCAAAATGCGCTGATTATTTCCCAAGATCAATACGG GAACTATGTTGTGCAATTCATCCTCAAGCTTAATCAGCGATGGGCTATGGAAGCTATACACAAACAGCTAGAGGGTAATTATGGGGACTTGTCCATGCAGAAATATAGTAGCAACGTCGTCGAAAAGTGCCTGCTATTTGCATATGGAGGACAACTTCCTAAAATTATGCATGAGTTGATCAATGATCCACAATTTGGTAAAATCATGCAGGACCCATATGGCAATTATGTAATTCAAACGGCATTGGGTAATACAGAG GGTAATCTCCATACTAAATTGGTCGAAGCGATAAGGCCACATATTCCTGTACTCAGGACGAGTCCATACGGAAAGAAAGTCCTTGCAGTATTTGGAAAATGCAACTAA
- the LOC111780301 gene encoding pumilio homolog 12-like isoform X3: MEEMGNELEFADLARLIGDEFPNVASGNAHNEEQGLFSVPVSSYEGPSVRNFDSNGNLMDGNISMSKLQQLSRQNSMPGDSSLTLAFEKLNFGDEAKGRAWKSLQQGHAVLLEDHYSENLNKQLHIMDPSVLASWVSSNHLSNGVHSPHMTKFSHQNSPSRHIPEQYNKWQFPITPQMQQIFHNGRPPVRYIHPQQINHCQIGWNYAEEDKLYRMHEQYPYLQHLHEQQIQSHENIASRISCQNRKQPYYEVPIAHHLEQSNYEPSWKTYAFHRGSNQFSPVFPSHYMDTIQGMEKFSFPRKILARSPRLNTVDSMRFMSIGADKSANHVNQSRIIRSNSCVRRNNLTECIYRDHSSAMYSKSASLKLFPERFNSVDEVRGRIFLMAKDQHGCRFLQRKFVEGTDEDIEKIFDEIIDHVVDLMVDAFGNYLVQKLLEVCNENQRMQILHRITQNHGELVIISCDMHGTRAIQKVIETLKTQEQVDMIISALKPGIVTLMKNINGNHVAQHCLDYLMPSCRELLFDAARNSCVDLATDRHGCCVLQKCLSCSNSLERDNLISEITQNALIISQDQYGNYVVQFILKLNQRWAMEAIHKQLEGNYGDLSMQKYSSNVVEKCLLFAYGGQLPKIMHELINDPQFGKIMQDPYGNYVIQTALGNTEGNLHTKLVEAIRPHIPVLRTSPYGKKVLAVFGKCN; encoded by the exons ATGGAGGAGATGGGTAATGAACTGGAATTTGCTGATCTAGCGAGGCTTATTGGTGATGAGTTTCCAAATGTTGCATCTGGTAATGCACATAATGAAGAACAAGGCTTGTTTTCGGTACCGGTGAGCTCCTATGAAGGGCCTTCGGTTCGAAATTTCGATAGCAATGGGAATTTGATGGATGGAAATATCTCTATGAGTAAACTCCAGCAATTATCTAGGCAAAATTCCATGCCAGGGGACTCGTCCTTGACGCTTGCGTTTGAGAAGTTGAACTTTGGCGATGAGGCGAAGGGGCGTGCTTGGAAGTCGTTGCAGCAGGGTCATGCCGTTCTGTTGGAAGATCATTACTCAGAGAATTTGAACAAACAATTACACATTATGGATCCATCAGTGTTAGCTTCTTGGGTTTCTTCGAATCACTTGAGTAATGGTGTTCATAGCCCTCATATGACAAAATTTAGCCATCAAAACTCTCCTTCCAGACATATACCTGAACAGTACAATAAGTGGCAG TTCCCTATCACACCTCAAATGCAGCAAATTTTCCATAATGGGCGGCCTCCGGTTCGTTACATACATCCGCAACAGATAAATCACTGTCAAATTGGTTGGAATTACGCCGAGGAGGATAAGTTGTATAGGATGCATGAGCAGTACCCATACCTGCAGCATCTTCATGAGCAGCAAATTCAATCCCATGAGAACATTGCAAGTAGGATTTCATGTCAGAATCGTAAGCAGCCATATTACGAGGTTCCAATAGCTCACCATCTCGAACAGTCTAATTATGAACCATCTTGGAAGACGTATGCGTTTCATAGGGGTTCAAATCAGTTTAGTCCTGTATTTCCATCACACTATATGGACACAATTCAAGGTATGGAGAAATTTTCCTTTCCTAGAAAGATCCTTGCAAGGAGTCCTAGATTGAACACAGTTGATTCTATGAGGTTTATGTCTATTGGTGCTGATAAATCAGCCAATCATGTCAACCAAAGTAGAATAATTCGCTCAAATAGCTGTGTTCGACGCAACAATTTGACTGAATGCATTTATCGTGATCACTCATCTGCCATGTACTCGAAATCAGCAAGTCTTAAGTTGTTTCCTGAAAGATTTAACTCTGTTGATGAAGTCAGGGGTAGAATATTTCTCATGGCTAAAGACCAACATGGTTGTCGTTTCTTGCAACGAAAATTTGTGGAGGGTACAGATGAAGATATTGAGAAGATTTTCGATGAAATCATCGATCATGTTGTTGACCTCATGGTAGATGCATTTGGAAATTATCTAGTACAGAAGCTGCTTGAAGTTTGTAACGAAAATCAACGGATGCAAATTCTACATAGAATTACACAGAACCACGGCGAACTTGTTATAATTTCATGTGACATGCATGG GACTCGTGCTATTCAGAAGGTTATTGAGACTCTTAAAACACAAGAGCAAGTCGACATGATTATCTCGGCTTTAAAGCCTGGTATAGTTACTTTGATGAAGAACATAAATGGAAACCATGTGGCACAACATTGCCTTGATTATTTAATGCCTAGTTGCCGCGAG TTACTATTTGATGCTGCAAGAAATAGTTGTGTTGATCTTGCAACTGATCGCCACGGTTGTTGTGTTCTTCAAAAATGCCTCAGTTGTTCCAATAGCTTAGAACGAGATAATTTAATAAGCGAGATCACTCAAAATGCGCTGATTATTTCCCAAGATCAATACGG GAACTATGTTGTGCAATTCATCCTCAAGCTTAATCAGCGATGGGCTATGGAAGCTATACACAAACAGCTAGAGGGTAATTATGGGGACTTGTCCATGCAGAAATATAGTAGCAACGTCGTCGAAAAGTGCCTGCTATTTGCATATGGAGGACAACTTCCTAAAATTATGCATGAGTTGATCAATGATCCACAATTTGGTAAAATCATGCAGGACCCATATGGCAATTATGTAATTCAAACGGCATTGGGTAATACAGAG GGTAATCTCCATACTAAATTGGTCGAAGCGATAAGGCCACATATTCCTGTACTCAGGACGAGTCCATACGGAAAGAAAGTCCTTGCAGTATTTGGAAAATGCAACTAA
- the LOC111780527 gene encoding aluminum-activated malate transporter 2-like, with amino-acid sequence MAAEGYEGVLVYFGCAGWLKRVYNKVEHEMIETVKMTKSVGRDSRRIIHSIKVALAITLASFFYYFKPLYDSFGASAIWAIITVIVVFEFSVGATIGKGLNRMIATILGGALGFGTHYLANLCGDKGQPLILGALVFVVAAIATFMRFFPSMKARYDYGLLIFILTFSMVAVSSYRDDEVLKLASDRFLTIVIGSFIAVSICIFVCPIWIGNDLHDQLVNNVENLATFLQEFGAQYFRSSQGVEQVNKASMHKYKTILTSKQSEESMANLARWEPGPRKFGFRHPWKQYLNISSSTRECAYRVRVLDVYLENNDQIQIESQFKEEFLRMCNESAKALKEVAMAIKKMAPPALASAHIERAKATTEHLSSLLANHRFVGLEMIPTATLVSLLIDLLCCIEKVADCTRELGCVANLRRGESLGAVVPAADQDLIHV; translated from the exons ATGGCGGCTGAGGGATACGAAGGAGTATTGGTTTATTTTGGGTGTGCAGGGTGGCTGAAGAGGGTTTATAACAAGGTTGAACATGAAATGATCGAAACGGTGAAAATGACGAAGAGCGTTGGGCGAGATTCGAGACGAATTATTCACTCAATCAAAGTTGCTTTGGCCATCACTTTGGCTTCGTTTTTCTACTACTTTAAGCCTCTTTATGATAGCTTCGGTGCCTCGGCAATTTGGGCTATTATTACCGTTATTGTCGTCTTTGAATTCTCAGTCG GTGCAACCATTGGCAAGGGTTTGAATAGAATGATAGCAACTATATTAGGAGGAGCCCTAGGGTTTGGAACTCATTACTTAGCCAACTTATGTGGAGATAAGGGCCAGCCTCTCATTCTTGGTGCCCTCGTCTTTGTAGTAG CTGCAATAGCAACTTTCATGAGGTTCTTCCCAAGTATGAAGGCAAGATATGACTATGGGCTTTTGATATTCATCTTGACGTTTTCAATGGTGGCTGTGTCAAGTTATAGAGATGATGAAGTTCTAAAGCTTGCTTCTGATAGGTTTCTAACCATTGTCATTGGGAGCTTCATTGCTGTCTCCATTTGCATTTTTGTTTGCCCTATTTGGATTGGTAATGATCTTCATGACCAGCTTGTTAACAACGTTGAAAACCTTGCCACCTTCTTACAAG AGTTTGGAGCTCAATATTTTAGATCATCACAAGGAGTTGAGCAAGTGAACAAAGCAAGCATGCACAAATACAAAACCATTCTAACTTCAAAACAAAGTGAAGAATCCATG GCTAACCTAGCAAGATGGGAGCCAGGGCCTCGCAAGTTCGGATTTCGCCATCCATGGAAACAGTACCTAAACATCAGTAGCTCGACTCGAGAGTGCGCATATCGCGTTCGAGTGCTCGATGTCTACCTCGAAAATAAcgatcaaattcaaattgagAGCCAATTCAAAGAGGAGTTTCTAAGAATGTGCAATGAATCAGCAAAGGCTCTAAAAGAAGTAGCAATGGCAATCAAGAAAATGGCACCACCAGCCTTGGCAAGTGCTCATATTGAAAGGGCAAAGGCCACAACGGAGCATCTGAGCTCCCTTTTGGCTAACCATCGGTTTGTGGGTTTGGAGATGATCCCAACAGCCACATTGGTTTCATTGCTAATTGATTTGCTTTGTTGCATTGAAAAGGTGGCAGATTGTACTCGAGAATTGGGTTGTGTAGCCAATCTTAGAAGGGGTGAGTCGCTGGGTGCGGTGGTGCCAGCGGCTGATCAAGATTTGATTCATGTATGA
- the LOC111779640 gene encoding putative xyloglucan endotransglucosylase/hydrolase protein 1 encodes MGLLGIITFFPPLLLVLMIMNGVKNRVVGEELTFDENYFVIYSQDHFVRLRGGLEVQLSLDHDSGLYRKKIFRYFQMKLKLPSRASPGVVTTFYLHSNLDNDSGAHDEIDFEFLGTEGPEHILQTNIFANDTGGREQRLRLWFDPTLTFHSYSILWNSHQIVLFIDEIPIRVFKNHTSIGGRYPSQAMVVMGSIWNGEAWASGGKKVDWSQAPFQANYKGFVILGCPFGNRCDSEALEWNSGRQWQLNPRQQELYEDVKRTYVYYDYCSNPTGRELYKECQFE; translated from the exons ATGGGACTGTTGGGTATCATCACCTTCTTCCCTCcccttcttcttgttcttatgATTATGAACGGTGTGAAGAATCGTGTCGTTGGCGAAGAACTTACGTTTGATGAGAACTACTTTGTCATCTATAGTCAAGATCATTTCGTACGGTTACGAGGTGGATTAGAAGTTCAACTCTCTCTTGATCATGATTCAGGTCTCTATCGAAAGAAAATCTTTc GATATTTtcagatgaaattaaagctaCCATCAAGAGCCTCTCCGGGAGTAGTCACAACTTTTTAC CTACATTCAAATCTAGACAACGATTCAGGAGCTCACGATGAGATTGATTTCGAGTTCTTGGGCACAGAAGGACCCGAACATATCCTACAAACTAACATTTTTGCCAACGACACTGGAGGAAGAGAGCAAAGACTTCGTTTATGGTTCGATCCAACCTTAACTTTTCATAGCTATTCAATCCTTTGGAACTCCCATCAAATTGT GTTGTTCATAGATGAAATCCCCATAAGAGTGTTTAAAAACCACACATCCATTGGGGGCAGATACCCATCGCAAGCAATGGTTGTGATGGGAAGCATTTGGAATGGCGAGGCGTGGGCATCAGGAGGCAAGAAAGTGGATTGGTCTCAGGCACCTTTTCAAGCAAATTATAAAGGCTTTGTCATTCTTGGCTGCCCATTTGGAAACCGCTGTGATTCGGAGGCCTTGGAATGGAACAGTGGTCGACAATGGCAGCTAAATCCTAGACAACAAGAACTGTACGAGGATGTGAAGAGAACATATGTGTATTATGATTATTGTTCTAATCCGACAGGACGTGAGCTGTATAAAGAGTGCCAGTTTGAATGA
- the LOC111780301 gene encoding pumilio homolog 12-like isoform X2 yields the protein MEEMGNELEFADLARLIGDEFPNVASGNAHNEEQGLFSVPVSSYEGPSVRNFDSNGNLMDGNISMSKLQQLSRQNSMPGDSSLTLAFEKLNFGDEAKGRAWKSLQQGHAVLLEDHYSENLNKQLHIMDPSVLASWVSSNHLSNGVHSPHMTKFSHQNSPSRHIPEQYNKWQVGQLQSFETSSPAMPLTHEMSNVSSPNLQFPITPQMQQIFHNGRPPVRYIHPQQINHCQIGWNYAEEDKLYRMHEQYPYLQHLHEQQIQSHENIASRISCQNRKQPYYEVPIAHHLEQSNYEPSWKTYAFHRGSNQFSPVFPSHYMDTIQGMEKFSFPRKILARSPRLNTVDSMRFMSIGADKSANHVNQSRIIRSNSCVRRNNLTECIYRDHSSAMYSKSASLKLFPERFNSVDEVRGRIFLMAKDQHGCRFLQRKFVEGTDEDIEKIFDEIIDHVVDLMVDAFGNYLVQKLLEVCNENQRMQILHRITQNHGELVIISCDMHGTRAIQKVIETLKTQEQVDMIISALKPGIVTLMKNINGNHVAQHCLDYLMPSCRELLFDAARNSCVDLATDRHGCCVLQKCLSCSNSLERDNLISEITQNALIISQDQYGNYVVQFILKLNQRWAMEAIHKQLEGNYGDLSMQKYSSNVVEKCLLFAYGGQLPKIMHELINDPQFGKIMQDPYGNYVIQTALGNTEGNLHTKLVEAIRPHIPVLRTSPYGKKVLAVFGKCN from the exons ATGGAGGAGATGGGTAATGAACTGGAATTTGCTGATCTAGCGAGGCTTATTGGTGATGAGTTTCCAAATGTTGCATCTGGTAATGCACATAATGAAGAACAAGGCTTGTTTTCGGTACCGGTGAGCTCCTATGAAGGGCCTTCGGTTCGAAATTTCGATAGCAATGGGAATTTGATGGATGGAAATATCTCTATGAGTAAACTCCAGCAATTATCTAGGCAAAATTCCATGCCAGGGGACTCGTCCTTGACGCTTGCGTTTGAGAAGTTGAACTTTGGCGATGAGGCGAAGGGGCGTGCTTGGAAGTCGTTGCAGCAGGGTCATGCCGTTCTGTTGGAAGATCATTACTCAGAGAATTTGAACAAACAATTACACATTATGGATCCATCAGTGTTAGCTTCTTGGGTTTCTTCGAATCACTTGAGTAATGGTGTTCATAGCCCTCATATGACAAAATTTAGCCATCAAAACTCTCCTTCCAGACATATACCTGAACAGTACAATAAGTGGCAGGTTGGTCAGCTACAGTCTTTCGAGACGTCCTCCCCTGCGATGCCGTTAACCCATGAGATGTCTAATGTGTCTTCTCCAAATTTGCAGTTCCCTATCACACCTCAAATGCAGCAAATTTTCCATAATGGGCGGCCTCCGGTTCGTTACATACATCCGCAACAGATAAATCACTGTCAAATTGGTTGGAATTACGCCGAGGAGGATAAGTTGTATAGGATGCATGAGCAGTACCCATACCTGCAGCATCTTCATGAGCAGCAAATTCAATCCCATGAGAACATTGCAAGTAGGATTTCATGTCAGAATCGTAAGCAGCCATATTACGAGGTTCCAATAGCTCACCATCTCGAACAGTCTAATTATGAACCATCTTGGAAGACGTATGCGTTTCATAGGGGTTCAAATCAGTTTAGTCCTGTATTTCCATCACACTATATGGACACAATTCAAGGTATGGAGAAATTTTCCTTTCCTAGAAAGATCCTTGCAAGGAGTCCTAGATTGAACACAGTTGATTCTATGAGGTTTATGTCTATTGGTGCTGATAAATCAGCCAATCATGTCAACCAAAGTAGAATAATTCGCTCAAATAGCTGTGTTCGACGCAACAATTTGACTGAATGCATTTATCGTGATCACTCATCTGCCATGTACTCGAAATCAGCAAGTCTTAAGTTGTTTCCTGAAAGATTTAACTCTGTTGATGAAGTCAGGGGTAGAATATTTCTCATGGCTAAAGACCAACATGGTTGTCGTTTCTTGCAACGAAAATTTGTGGAGGGTACAGATGAAGATATTGAGAAGATTTTCGATGAAATCATCGATCATGTTGTTGACCTCATGGTAGATGCATTTGGAAATTATCTAGTACAGAAGCTGCTTGAAGTTTGTAACGAAAATCAACGGATGCAAATTCTACATAGAATTACACAGAACCACGGCGAACTTGTTATAATTTCATGTGACATGCATGG GACTCGTGCTATTCAGAAGGTTATTGAGACTCTTAAAACACAAGAGCAAGTCGACATGATTATCTCGGCTTTAAAGCCTGGTATAGTTACTTTGATGAAGAACATAAATGGAAACCATGTGGCACAACATTGCCTTGATTATTTAATGCCTAGTTGCCGCGAG TTACTATTTGATGCTGCAAGAAATAGTTGTGTTGATCTTGCAACTGATCGCCACGGTTGTTGTGTTCTTCAAAAATGCCTCAGTTGTTCCAATAGCTTAGAACGAGATAATTTAATAAGCGAGATCACTCAAAATGCGCTGATTATTTCCCAAGATCAATACGG GAACTATGTTGTGCAATTCATCCTCAAGCTTAATCAGCGATGGGCTATGGAAGCTATACACAAACAGCTAGAGGGTAATTATGGGGACTTGTCCATGCAGAAATATAGTAGCAACGTCGTCGAAAAGTGCCTGCTATTTGCATATGGAGGACAACTTCCTAAAATTATGCATGAGTTGATCAATGATCCACAATTTGGTAAAATCATGCAGGACCCATATGGCAATTATGTAATTCAAACGGCATTGGGTAATACAGAG GGTAATCTCCATACTAAATTGGTCGAAGCGATAAGGCCACATATTCCTGTACTCAGGACGAGTCCATACGGAAAGAAAGTCCTTGCAGTATTTGGAAAATGCAACTAA